From Methylovorus glucosotrophus:
TCCAGCACCAAGATCTCCTGCACCGCTTCGTTTTCGACAACACGCCGATACGTGGCAATACCGTGCATCTCGACCGTACCCTGCAAAGCGCGCTGCAACACCAGCACTGCCCACCTGTGCTGAGAAGCGCCCTCGGCGAACTGATGGCCGCCAGCGCCCTGCTCTCCGCTACGCTCAAGATGCAAGGTGGCGCACTGGTACTGCAGATTCAAGGCCAAGGCCCAGTCAATCTGCTTGTCGTGGAGTGCACTGCGGAACTTGGGCTGCGCGCCACGGCCAAATGGACAGGCGACCTCGATGGCATGAGCTTTACCGAACTGGTCGGCAATGGCCATTTTGTCATTACCCTGGACCCTAAGGATGGCGGCCAGACCTATCAGGGCATTGTGCCGCTGGAGGGCGACAACATCAGCGAAATCCTGCAGAACTACATGCAGCGTTCGGAGCAGATTGCCACGCGCATCTGGCTGTCCGCCAATGAAAACAGTGCCGCCGGCATGCTGCTGCAAAAGCTGCCAGATCAGCCTGAGCAAGACCTGGATGCCTGGGACCGCATGGGCTTTCTGGCCGACACGGTCAAGCCTGAAGAGCTGCTGGGATTATCCGCCGAGCAAATGTTGCAGCGCCTGTTTCATCAGGAAGATGTGCGGCTGTTTGAGCCGCAGGCGGTGAATTTCCATTGCAGCTGCTCACGCACCAGCGTAGGCAACATGCTGAAAATGCTGGGCCCGCAGGAAGTGGCCGAGATACTGGAGGAACAAAGCACCATTGAAATACATTGTGATTTTTGCAACGCCGAATACACTTTTGACAAGGTCGACACCGAGCAGCTGTTCAGCCCGGACATTGTCATGCCTGCCACGCAAAGCCGCCACTAGGCGGCGTGGCCTTAGCTGGTCATCAAGCTGTCACGAGGGCCGTGCTAATCTGCACGCCCTCTCCCCTCAGGCATAAGCATGGCCTTTTCATTCAAGCGCTTCCAGCAGCATATTCCAACCCGCGATACCATTCTGGCTTCACGCTGGCTGGGCCCATTCCGCAAGCAATTGCAGGACAGGCGCCTGTGGCGTCTTGAGCGCAAGGCCGTGGCGCGCGGCGCGGCCATCGGTATTTTCTTTGCCTTCATCATTCCATTCGGGCAATTTTTCGCCGCCGCGATCACCGCACTGTTCATGCGTGCCAACATCAGCATTGCCATGCTGGCGACGCTGGTGACCAACCCATTCACCTTCCCCCCGGTGTACTGGCTGGCGTACAGCATAGGCTCGCTCTTGATTGGCCAGCAGGAGATAGCACCGCTGCTGGAGCATGCCATCGAAGCTGAACCCATGATGGTGGACATGCACTGGATAGACAGCAGCCTGGCCTGGCTGAAAAGCGCGGGCTTGCCGCTGGTGACGGGATTGGCCACGCTGGCCGTGGTCGGCTCCATCGTGACGTATTTTGGGACGCTGGTGATCTGGAAATGGCGGCAGGATCAACGCCGCGCCAAACGACGCAAACCTGCGGCCTGATAGCGCGGGTTTGGTCCAGCCAGACCCCGGGGATTAACCCTGGTTCAGATTCTGCCGCAGACGCTCAAACACACAGATAGATGTTGCCGCGGCTGCGTTGAGTGACTCCACCTGCCCCTGCATGGGGATATGAATCTTGCGGCTGGCCGCTGCTTGCAGTTTGAGGCTGAGGCCGGCGCCTTCATTGCCGATGAGGAATGCCACCGGCTGACGCAGGTCTTGTTCGTACAAGGACTCTCCCTGCATGACCGTCGCCAGCGTCTCCCCCGGGAAATTCCCGGTCAGTGCCAACAAGTCCGAGCGCTCCACCACCGGCAGCACAAACTGCGCGCCTTGCCCACCGCGCAACGCCTTGGGTGACCACGCTTCGGCACAACCTTCCGACAAATAAACCGCCTGCACGCCCGCGGCGGCGGCCGAGCGCAATATGCTGCCCAGATTGCCGGGGTCCTGAATATCTTCCAGCATCAGCACAAACTCCAGCGTCTCGGGCAAAGGCAGCTGGGGGGTATCCACCAGCGCCAGGATACCGGTCGGCGTTGTCACCGGCGATAACTCGGCGAACATCAGCGTGGTGACCATCAGGGTGGGGATATCCGCCAGCTCCTGTATCAGGCCATTCACTTCATTGGTGGACTGCCCTTCGGCAATAATCAGCTGGCGCGGCGTACCGAACACCGTCATGTAATCCCGCAGCAAATGCGGGCCATCCAGCAGGGTTTGCCCCAGGCGGCGGCGCTCGCGGGAAGACTCCGCCAGCTTTTTCAGTTGCTTGAAGACAGGGTTGTCGCGCGAGGTAATATGTTTGAAGCTCATGGCAGGTTCCAGAGGGGAATGCCGGCATTTTACCCGATTACGCCAACGGGCCGTAGGCAAGCCCGCGACGAGGTTTGCAAAAGATGGCGTTCGGGGTAATACTTTTGCACCCGGACCTGTCGCCGGCATGGCGCTTGATCTTCACCGATCGACACCATCAGCCATCCGGCTACGCCAGCACGAGCCTAAGGAGTATCCAATACGTGAAGACTGATTTCATTCTGGCGGCAATTGATGCCGTCAATTCTGCCATCCTCAGCCATGAGGCTGATATCGAGGGTCTGGACCGCGATATTGGCGATGGCGATCACTACATCAACATCAAGCGCGGTTGTGCAGCCGCCGCTGCCATGCGGCCAGAGCTGGAGAACCTGACTCCGGATGCCGCCCTGCAGAAAATCGGCATGAAAGTGCTATCCAGCATAGGCGGTGCCTCCGGCCCCTTGGTCGCCAGCTTTTTTCTGGAGATGGCCAAAGCCATCAAGCTCAAGGAGCCTGTTTCGCTGGCTGATCATGCGGCACTGTTTGCGACTGGCGTTGCTGGCATCCAGCATCGTGGCAAAGCCCAGGTCGGCGAGAAGACCATGATGGATGTCCTGATACCGGTATCTGCCCTTTTCACCCAGCTTGCCAGCACGCATGCCGAGCTTGATGCAGACCTCCTCAACGCCATCAAGGCTGAAGCAGAAAAAGGCATGCTGGCCACGCGCGACATGCTGGCGACCAAAGGTCGGGCGGCCGGATTGGGTGAACGCGCCATCGGCCACATCGACCCTGGTGCAAAAAGCTGCCAGGTGATGATCCATGCCGTGTGCGACATGCTGCTGGGCCAGGCCCATTAAGGCATTGCCCTGACTCAAACAATAGCCATTACAAAAAGCAGGAGGAGACCCCATGAAAAAATTCATGAACCAGCCCGACACCATGCTCACCGAGAGCCTGCAAGGGTTTGCGGCTGCGCATGCCGATCTGGTGACACTGCATCTTGAACCCAATTACCTGGTACGTGCCAAAAAAGCCCAGAACAAGGTGGCCGTGATTTCGGGCGGCGGCTCCGGCCACGAGCCGCTGCATAGCGGTCTGCTGGGCTATGGCATGCTGGATGCGGTGTGCCCCGGCTTTGTGTTTACCTCGCCCAGCCCGGACCAGATGCTGGCCGCCGCCGAGGCGGTGGAATGTGGCAAGGGCGTGCTCTTCATCGTCAAGAATTACGCGGGCGATGTCATGAACTTTGAAATGGCGGCAGAAATGTTGTCCTGTGAAAGCGCCACCGTGCTGACCAGCGATGATGTGGCAGTGGAAAACTCCACCTACACCACGGGCCGTCGCGGCGTTGCGGGCACCGTGATCGTGGAAAAAGTGGTTGGCAGCCTGGCAGAAACCGGGGCTGACCTGGCCACCTGCAAGGCGCTGGGCGACAGGGTCAACCGGCGCACGGCCTCCATGGGTGTGGCGCTCACCAGCTGTACGGTACCGGCCGCAGGCAAACCCACCTTTGAGCTGGGCGAGCAGGAGCTGGAAATGGGCGTTGGCATCCACGGTGAGCCCGGCCGCCGCCGCGAAGCGATGCGTCCTGCGGATGACATTGTGGCGGACCTGGTCAAGGCGATACTGCATGACCTGGCCCCCGCCGCTGGCAGCGAAATCCTGCTGCTGGTCAATGGTTTTGCCGCTACACCCCTGATGGAGCTTTATCTCTTGTACAACAGCGCCGCACGTTTGCTGCAATCGCATGGTCTCATCATCAGCCGCTCGCTGGTCGGCAACTACACCACCGCGCTGGATATGGCAGGCGCCTCGATCACCGTGTGCCTGCTTGATGACGAGATCAAGCAGCACTGGGATAGCCCGGTACATACCGCCGCCCTGCGCTGGGGCATGTAACGCCGTACTCACGTCCGAATAACCGCTCACGCGAAAAGGAGCAGCATCATGAACGACAAACAACTGGTAGCCGAGCATGCCGCCAGCCTGGTGGAAGACAGCATGATCGTCGGCCTGGGCACCGGCTCCACCGCCAATTACTTCATCGAAGCGCTCAGCCGGCGTCAGCGTGACGAAGGCCTGCGTATCACCACCGTGGCGAGCTCCACCATCAGCGCGATCAAGGCAGCCGAGCATGGATTGCCACTGCTGGATATCTCGCAATTGGGGCATCTCGATCTGTATGTGGATGGCGCCGATGAAATCACACCGGGTCTGACCCTGCTGAAAGGTCGCGGCCAGGACCTGGTGATGGAAAAACTGCTGGCGCGTGCTGCCGAACGCTTTGTGGTGGTGGCGGACAAGAGCAAGCAAGTGAGCCGCATAGGCGAGAAATTCGTGATCCCGGTGGAAGTCATGCCAGCCGCCTGGAAGATCGTCCGCCACGCGCTGGAAAAAGCCAACGGCGAAGCCGAGCTACGCCTCAACGCCAGCAAGGATAACGTCGCGGTTACCGCGCACGGCAGCTATGTACTGGATGTGCGCTTCCCCGATTGGCTGGACGATGCCGAGCTGGACATTCTGCTCAACAACACCCCTGGCGTGGTTGAGCATGGCGTATTTCGTGGCCTCGCCAGCCTGGTCCTGATTGCCGACCAGGGACAGGTAGATGTGGTGCATGCATGAAGGCGTTATGCGCCGAGTGAGGCTTAGGGTTGAGGCTGGAGTTTAAGGCTGATTTTTTCTGCAATAACGTTGCTAAGGATGCATGTGCCAAACACTCGATGTTCAATCAAGGCCCTTTCGCTAACTGTTGGTTGGCAGCTGGGGGCAGGCCTGATGCTGGGTCTGGTGCTGCTCGCCAGCCACCCCGCGCATGCAGCCGATGCCCTGCGGCCGGGATTATGGGAAACCAGCATCAAGCTCAAGCTGCACAATATGCCGCAGATTCCTGACGAACAGCTTCAGCAGCTGGAAATGCTGGGCATACAGCTGCCGGTGGGCAACCAGCCCATGACCGTGCTGCAATGCCTGACGCCCGAGCAAGCCAGGCTGGACAAACCCATCGTACCGGCCAATGACCAGGGCTGCGTCATTCGCAATTACCGCCACGCGGGCAAACAGGTAAATGGGGATGTGGTATGCTCCGGCAGCTTGCAGGGAACCGGCAAGTTCAGCATGCAGGTGCAGAGCGATACGGCATTCACAGGGCAATTGACGGCGCAGGGCAACAGCAATGAGCTGGGCCCTATCGACCAGACCACCGACTTCAGTGGCCGCTGGGTACAAGCGGCCTGCAATGCCGATACTCCCACGTTTCCGTAATGTCCGCGCATCACTGCCTATGCGGCATCTGCCCCTTTAACCCTGGTCTTTAACCCGTTTATCACCGAGTCTTTATTTCATGCATCTTGAACGTATCCTTCACGCGCAGGGCTTCGGCTCCCGCAAAAACTGCCGCATCCTGATCCGCCACCATGCGGTGACTGTCAATGGCGAGCCTTGCGATAACCCCTTTGCCGACTTTGACACGGACAAGCTGGCATTCACGGTAAACGAGGAACCTTGGGAGTACCGTGAAAAGGCTTACCTGATGCTGAACAAGCCCGCCAATTATGAGTGCTCGCACAAGCCGCAGCATCACCCCAGCGTGTTTGCCCTGCTGCCACACCCGCTGCTCGAGCGCGGCGTACAATGCATAGGGCGGCTGGATGAAGACACCACCGGCCTGATCCTGCTGTCAGACGATGGTCAGTTCATCCACCGCATGAGCTCGCCCAAGTGGAAAGTGCCGAAAATTTACGAAGTCGGCGCCAAGCATGCGGTGGATGCCGACCAGATCCGCCAATTGCAGGAAGGTGTGCAACTGGTGGATGAGCCCGCCCCTATCGCCGCCCTGGCTTGCGAGCAGATCAGCGATCAGGTGCTGCACCTGACCCTGGCAGAAGGCAAATACCATCAGGTAAAGCGCATGCTGGCCGCCGTGGGCAATCGCGTGGAAAGCCTGAAGCGCATCCGTATCGGCGAGCTGGTATTGCCAGACGACCTGGCGGAAGGCCAATGGCGCTGGCTGACGGAAAGCGAACTCGCCTCGCTGAACGGCGCCGCACGCGCCTGAGTGACGATCCCGGGCATGGAACCGAATCTCATGCCCGCAAGTCACAGGCATTACCGTATAATGCGGGTTCCTGCGCTTCACCAATGACCGCAGCGTCCCTCACACCACCCCATCTCGTTGCCTGAATTGGTATGCTCACAAAGCAATAGGCAGCTGCAGGAGTTTTAATCTTGTCTACCGTAGTTGAAAACGCCGCTGGCTTTGCCCAGCTCGGCCTTGCCGAACCCATTTTGCGTGCGATTGCCGATGCTGGCTACACCACGCCCACCCCCATTCAATTGCAGGCCATTCCCCAGGTATTAACCGGGGGAGACCTGCTGGCTGGCGCCCAGACCGGCACCGGCAAAACCGCCGGTTTCACCCTGCCGCTGCTGCATCTGCTGCAAGGCCGCCCCGGCAAGAACAAGGCCGGACAGCCTCGCTGCCTGATCCTGACACCCACGCGCGAGCTGGCTGCCCAGGTAGAAGAATCCGTACAAACCTATGGCAAATACCTGCCACTGAAATCCATGGTGATGTTTGGCGGCGTGGGAATCAATCCGCAGGTTGCCCAACTGAAAAAGCCGCTGGATATTCTGGTAGCAACCCCCGGCCGCTTGCTGGATCACGCCAATCAGAAAACCGTGGACCTTTCCGCGGTGGAAATCCTGGTGCTGGACGAAGCTGACCGCATGCTGGACATGGGGTTTATCCGCGACATCAAGCGTGTGCTGGCCCTGCTGCCAAAACAGCGGCAGAACCTGCTATTTTCGGCCACCTTCTCCGATGAAATCAAGGCGCTGGCCGATGGCCTGCTGCATAACCCGGGTTTTGTGGAAGTGGCACGCCGCAATACCGCGTCTGAACTGGTGGAGCAAACCGTGCATCTGGTGCGCCAGAGCCACAAGCGCGACATGGTCAGCCACCTGATCAAGCAGAACAACTGGCAGCAAGTGCTGATTTTCACCCGCACCAAGCATGGCGCCAACCGCCTGGCAGACAAGCTGGTCAAGGATGGCATCCCGGCCGCTGCCATTCACGGCAACAAGAGCCAGTCTGCCCGTACCAAGGCACTGGCGCAATTCAAGGATGGCAGCCTGCCAGTACTGGTCGCGACTGACATTGCCGCGCGCGGACTGGATATTGACCAGCTGCCGCAAGTAGTGAATTTTGAGCTGCCGAATGTGGCAGAAGATTATGTGCACCGTATTGGCCGGACTGGCCGTGCGGGCGCTACTGGCGCCGCGGTATCGCTGGTCGATGAAGAAGAAATCAAGCTGCTGAAAGGCATTGAACGCCTGATCAAGCGCGAAATTCCACGTGTGGAAGTCGAAGGCTTTGTACCATCGCCGGTAGACAAATCGGCCGCCAGCGAAGAGCGCGAGCCACGCGCTCCGCGCCCACGTCAAGGCCAACCACGTCAGGGCCAGCCGCGCCAGAATCAAGCACGCCAAAGCCAACCGCGTGATTCGCAAGCTTCACCATCGCAACCGCGCCAGCCAAGAGAAAATGCAGCCCGTCCCGGTGGTCAGCCACGCCAGGGCAAACCGGCTGCGGCCAATGCGAATGGCGCACGCAATGGCGCCCAGCCGCAAGGTCAGCGCCGCCCGCAGTCTGGCAAGGCTAACGGCGCCAATGCTGCCGTGCAAGGCAACCGCAAAC
This genomic window contains:
- the hslO gene encoding Hsp33 family molecular chaperone HslO, encoding MNTLSLQHQDLLHRFVFDNTPIRGNTVHLDRTLQSALQHQHCPPVLRSALGELMAASALLSATLKMQGGALVLQIQGQGPVNLLVVECTAELGLRATAKWTGDLDGMSFTELVGNGHFVITLDPKDGGQTYQGIVPLEGDNISEILQNYMQRSEQIATRIWLSANENSAAGMLLQKLPDQPEQDLDAWDRMGFLADTVKPEELLGLSAEQMLQRLFHQEDVRLFEPQAVNFHCSCSRTSVGNMLKMLGPQEVAEILEEQSTIEIHCDFCNAEYTFDKVDTEQLFSPDIVMPATQSRH
- a CDS encoding DUF2062 domain-containing protein, whose protein sequence is MAFSFKRFQQHIPTRDTILASRWLGPFRKQLQDRRLWRLERKAVARGAAIGIFFAFIIPFGQFFAAAITALFMRANISIAMLATLVTNPFTFPPVYWLAYSIGSLLIGQQEIAPLLEHAIEAEPMMVDMHWIDSSLAWLKSAGLPLVTGLATLAVVGSIVTYFGTLVIWKWRQDQRRAKRRKPAA
- a CDS encoding TrmH family RNA methyltransferase, with amino-acid sequence MSFKHITSRDNPVFKQLKKLAESSRERRRLGQTLLDGPHLLRDYMTVFGTPRQLIIAEGQSTNEVNGLIQELADIPTLMVTTLMFAELSPVTTPTGILALVDTPQLPLPETLEFVLMLEDIQDPGNLGSILRSAAAAGVQAVYLSEGCAEAWSPKALRGGQGAQFVLPVVERSDLLALTGNFPGETLATVMQGESLYEQDLRQPVAFLIGNEGAGLSLKLQAAASRKIHIPMQGQVESLNAAAATSICVFERLRQNLNQG
- the dhaL gene encoding dihydroxyacetone kinase subunit DhaL yields the protein MKTDFILAAIDAVNSAILSHEADIEGLDRDIGDGDHYINIKRGCAAAAAMRPELENLTPDAALQKIGMKVLSSIGGASGPLVASFFLEMAKAIKLKEPVSLADHAALFATGVAGIQHRGKAQVGEKTMMDVLIPVSALFTQLASTHAELDADLLNAIKAEAEKGMLATRDMLATKGRAAGLGERAIGHIDPGAKSCQVMIHAVCDMLLGQAH
- the dhaK gene encoding dihydroxyacetone kinase subunit DhaK → MKKFMNQPDTMLTESLQGFAAAHADLVTLHLEPNYLVRAKKAQNKVAVISGGGSGHEPLHSGLLGYGMLDAVCPGFVFTSPSPDQMLAAAEAVECGKGVLFIVKNYAGDVMNFEMAAEMLSCESATVLTSDDVAVENSTYTTGRRGVAGTVIVEKVVGSLAETGADLATCKALGDRVNRRTASMGVALTSCTVPAAGKPTFELGEQELEMGVGIHGEPGRRREAMRPADDIVADLVKAILHDLAPAAGSEILLLVNGFAATPLMELYLLYNSAARLLQSHGLIISRSLVGNYTTALDMAGASITVCLLDDEIKQHWDSPVHTAALRWGM
- the rpiA gene encoding ribose-5-phosphate isomerase RpiA, with product MNDKQLVAEHAASLVEDSMIVGLGTGSTANYFIEALSRRQRDEGLRITTVASSTISAIKAAEHGLPLLDISQLGHLDLYVDGADEITPGLTLLKGRGQDLVMEKLLARAAERFVVVADKSKQVSRIGEKFVIPVEVMPAAWKIVRHALEKANGEAELRLNASKDNVAVTAHGSYVLDVRFPDWLDDAELDILLNNTPGVVEHGVFRGLASLVLIADQGQVDVVHA
- a CDS encoding DUF3617 domain-containing protein produces the protein MHVPNTRCSIKALSLTVGWQLGAGLMLGLVLLASHPAHAADALRPGLWETSIKLKLHNMPQIPDEQLQQLEMLGIQLPVGNQPMTVLQCLTPEQARLDKPIVPANDQGCVIRNYRHAGKQVNGDVVCSGSLQGTGKFSMQVQSDTAFTGQLTAQGNSNELGPIDQTTDFSGRWVQAACNADTPTFP
- a CDS encoding pseudouridine synthase, with protein sequence MHLERILHAQGFGSRKNCRILIRHHAVTVNGEPCDNPFADFDTDKLAFTVNEEPWEYREKAYLMLNKPANYECSHKPQHHPSVFALLPHPLLERGVQCIGRLDEDTTGLILLSDDGQFIHRMSSPKWKVPKIYEVGAKHAVDADQIRQLQEGVQLVDEPAPIAALACEQISDQVLHLTLAEGKYHQVKRMLAAVGNRVESLKRIRIGELVLPDDLAEGQWRWLTESELASLNGAARA
- a CDS encoding DEAD/DEAH box helicase, giving the protein MSTVVENAAGFAQLGLAEPILRAIADAGYTTPTPIQLQAIPQVLTGGDLLAGAQTGTGKTAGFTLPLLHLLQGRPGKNKAGQPRCLILTPTRELAAQVEESVQTYGKYLPLKSMVMFGGVGINPQVAQLKKPLDILVATPGRLLDHANQKTVDLSAVEILVLDEADRMLDMGFIRDIKRVLALLPKQRQNLLFSATFSDEIKALADGLLHNPGFVEVARRNTASELVEQTVHLVRQSHKRDMVSHLIKQNNWQQVLIFTRTKHGANRLADKLVKDGIPAAAIHGNKSQSARTKALAQFKDGSLPVLVATDIAARGLDIDQLPQVVNFELPNVAEDYVHRIGRTGRAGATGAAVSLVDEEEIKLLKGIERLIKREIPRVEVEGFVPSPVDKSAASEEREPRAPRPRQGQPRQGQPRQNQARQSQPRDSQASPSQPRQPRENAARPGGQPRQGKPAAANANGARNGAQPQGQRRPQSGKANGANAAVQGNRKPQATADAGKPLSEAARHQALPQTPIFAPKPGPRHMPKGPRNGSGGGGGRGR